A stretch of the Rodentibacter haemolyticus genome encodes the following:
- the murB gene encoding UDP-N-acetylmuramate dehydrogenase, producing MQSLQPFHTFHISVYAREIIEAHNIEQIQQAWQRAKSENLPVLFLGQGSNMLFLENFEGVVILNRLFGITHQQDAHFHYLHIKGGENWHNLVEWSLAQGIYGLENLALIPGCAGSAPIQNIGAYGVEFKDVCDYVEVLDLTDSTLFRLSAEECEFGYRESIFKHRYQQGYVITAVGLKLKKNWQPVLKYGSLVNFDPQSVTAKQVFDEVCQIRQSKLPHPDEFGNAGSFFKNPVVTAEQFMALKKQTENLPHFPQPDGSVKLAAGWLIDQCHLKGFQIGGAAVHENQALVLINKSNAMGNDVVKLAGHIRKTVAEKFGVYLQPEVRFIGKDGEVDSESVIS from the coding sequence ATGCAAAGTTTACAACCTTTTCATACATTTCATATTTCTGTTTATGCGCGAGAGATTATTGAAGCGCATAATATCGAACAAATTCAACAAGCATGGCAGCGTGCCAAATCAGAAAATTTGCCCGTCCTTTTTTTAGGGCAAGGTAGCAATATGTTGTTTTTAGAAAATTTTGAAGGCGTGGTGATTCTCAATCGCTTATTCGGTATCACACATCAGCAAGACGCGCACTTTCACTATCTTCATATCAAGGGGGGAGAGAATTGGCATAATTTGGTGGAATGGTCTTTAGCGCAAGGTATTTATGGACTGGAAAATCTTGCTTTAATCCCCGGCTGTGCGGGATCCGCACCGATTCAAAATATCGGCGCATACGGTGTGGAATTTAAGGATGTGTGTGATTATGTGGAAGTGTTGGATTTAACCGATTCTACATTATTCCGATTAAGCGCAGAAGAATGTGAATTCGGTTATCGAGAAAGTATTTTTAAACATCGCTATCAGCAGGGATATGTGATTACCGCCGTAGGACTGAAGTTGAAGAAAAATTGGCAGCCGGTGTTGAAATACGGTTCGCTTGTTAATTTTGATCCGCAAAGTGTAACGGCAAAGCAAGTGTTTGATGAAGTTTGTCAAATTCGTCAAAGTAAATTGCCTCATCCCGATGAATTTGGTAACGCGGGTAGCTTTTTTAAAAATCCGGTAGTGACTGCCGAGCAATTTATGGCACTTAAAAAACAGACTGAAAATCTACCGCACTTTCCACAACCTGACGGCTCGGTAAAACTTGCTGCCGGTTGGCTGATTGACCAATGCCATCTTAAAGGCTTTCAAATCGGCGGTGCTGCAGTGCATGAAAATCAAGCGCTTGTACTCATCAACAAATCCAATGCGATGGGAAATGATGTGGTAAAACTTGCCGGTCATATTCGTAAAACCGTTGCTGAAAAATTTGGTGTCTATTTGCAACCGGAGGTTAGATTTATAGGAAAAGACGGCGAGGTAGATAGCGAAAGCGTCATTTCTTGA
- the narQ gene encoding nitrate/nitrite two-component system sensor histidine kinase NarQ — protein sequence MQTTHSVSIKIAKYLFFIIVAAGIISSLSLAIMASNKSDAEAINISGSLRMQSYRLLHLMNKYPETVEKNLQFYEKSLHSSSLVDIQYQFFTPDVVKQSYQVLLERWSVMAGFVQQNDIERYSQNIADYVNDVDHFVFELQRFSEQKWIFALSVLSFSMLLIVGMVSYVIWFTQREVVKPLKLLTRASMQVQMRQFNHIPLDTKNDNELGTLARVFTQMATELGKLYSRLEDSVNEQTQKLRQSNRSLTTLYQSSQLLTVNEINDKILSQLLNHIRVSEHLRYIELSIFGAEHWNVNFGEKQLHQSLQIEELRVENEALGVLSWQAGLPCPDPRMMQNLAQMLARALYFYKNQRQQEQLLLMEERSIIARELHDSLAQVLSFLQIQLTLLKHNLKKEEESAKQKSLDIIADFEQALSGGYAQLRELLATFRLTVQEANLQQALEQVIDSLRSQTTMEMRVNCRLPSQSLNPPQLVHVLQIVREATLNAIKHSKGSRIEINAKTNAEGEYEISIQDDGIGIPSLDEPEGHYGLNIMAERSHRLNAELTITPRKQGGTQVKITLPHILF from the coding sequence GTGCAAACAACACATTCGGTTTCTATCAAGATTGCAAAATATCTTTTTTTTATCATTGTTGCAGCAGGAATTATCAGCTCGCTAAGTTTGGCTATTATGGCAAGTAATAAATCCGATGCGGAAGCCATTAATATTTCCGGTTCTCTGCGTATGCAGAGTTATCGCTTGTTGCATTTAATGAATAAATATCCTGAAACGGTTGAGAAGAATTTGCAGTTTTATGAAAAAAGCCTTCATTCCTCGAGTTTGGTGGATATTCAATATCAATTTTTTACACCGGATGTTGTTAAGCAATCCTATCAAGTTCTACTCGAACGCTGGTCAGTAATGGCCGGTTTCGTGCAACAAAATGACATTGAGCGATATAGCCAAAATATAGCCGATTATGTTAATGATGTAGATCATTTTGTTTTTGAATTACAACGTTTTAGCGAACAAAAGTGGATTTTTGCGTTATCCGTGCTCAGCTTTTCTATGCTGCTCATTGTGGGGATGGTGTCCTATGTAATTTGGTTTACTCAACGCGAAGTAGTAAAACCATTGAAGTTACTTACGCGTGCCAGTATGCAGGTACAAATGCGTCAATTTAATCATATTCCCCTTGATACAAAAAATGACAACGAACTTGGCACCTTAGCACGTGTGTTCACACAAATGGCAACAGAGTTGGGTAAACTTTATTCTCGTCTTGAAGATTCTGTGAATGAACAAACGCAAAAGTTGCGTCAAAGCAACCGCTCTTTAACGACCCTTTATCAAAGTTCTCAATTACTAACGGTAAATGAGATTAATGATAAAATTCTTAGCCAGTTGCTGAACCACATTCGGGTCAGTGAACATTTACGTTATATCGAACTCAGCATTTTTGGTGCGGAACATTGGAATGTGAATTTTGGCGAAAAGCAACTTCACCAAAGTTTGCAGATAGAAGAACTGAGAGTTGAAAATGAGGCTTTAGGTGTGCTTTCGTGGCAAGCCGGTTTACCTTGTCCTGATCCGCGAATGATGCAAAATTTGGCGCAAATGTTAGCCCGCGCGCTGTATTTCTATAAAAATCAGCGGCAACAAGAACAGCTTTTATTAATGGAAGAGCGCTCGATTATTGCACGGGAATTGCATGATTCTTTGGCACAAGTGTTGTCATTTTTACAAATTCAGCTTACTTTACTGAAACATAATTTGAAGAAAGAAGAGGAATCTGCTAAACAAAAAAGCCTTGATATTATCGCTGATTTTGAACAAGCGCTTTCCGGTGGATATGCTCAATTACGGGAGCTTTTAGCCACTTTCCGTTTAACCGTGCAAGAAGCGAATTTACAACAGGCATTGGAGCAAGTGATTGATTCCTTACGTTCGCAAACGACAATGGAAATGCGGGTGAATTGTCGCTTGCCCTCACAAAGTTTAAATCCGCCTCAACTTGTGCATGTACTGCAAATTGTGCGTGAGGCGACATTGAATGCGATTAAACATTCGAAGGGAAGTCGTATTGAAATTAATGCCAAAACGAATGCTGAAGGCGAGTATGAAATTTCAATTCAAGATGATGGTATCGGCATTCCAAGTTTAGATGAGCCGGAAGGGCATTATGGCTTAAATATTATGGCCGAACGTAGTCATCGGTTAAACGCCGAGTTGACCATTACCCCCCGCAAACAAGGCGGTACACAGGTAAAAATCACCCTGCCACACATTTTATTTTAG